From Oceanipulchritudo coccoides, the proteins below share one genomic window:
- a CDS encoding UDP-glucose--hexose-1-phosphate uridylyltransferase yields the protein MDKELLPHRRRNQLTGEWVLCSPHRATRPWLGQQEEVHKEERPEHDPSCYLCPGNRRANGVDNPSYEGTYVFENDFPALLNEDPSDDASEHHLLRCANVQGTCRVICFSPRHDLTLAKMEPADICRVIQTWKEQTAELGQKYKWVQVFENKGAIMGCSNPHPHGQVWAMDAIPTLPLQEDARQREYFGNHHDRLLLNYVELEIERKERMICQNDDWAVVVPYWATWPFETLLLPRFKISRMTELTTNKAESLAVVMKELLQRYDGLFSCDFPYSMGWHGAPFNGSAGEHWQLHAHFYPPLLRSATVKKFMVGFEMMAEPQRDITPETAADRLREVKL from the coding sequence ATGGACAAGGAACTTTTACCGCATCGTCGACGCAACCAGTTAACCGGGGAATGGGTACTCTGTTCACCGCACCGGGCAACCCGTCCGTGGCTGGGCCAACAGGAGGAAGTCCACAAGGAAGAGCGCCCCGAACACGATCCATCTTGCTACTTGTGCCCCGGCAATCGCAGGGCCAACGGGGTCGACAACCCCTCCTACGAGGGGACCTATGTGTTTGAGAACGATTTTCCGGCCCTTCTGAATGAAGATCCTTCGGACGATGCTTCCGAGCACCATCTCCTCCGCTGTGCCAATGTGCAGGGCACCTGCCGGGTTATTTGCTTTTCCCCACGGCATGATCTCACGCTTGCCAAGATGGAGCCTGCAGACATCTGCCGGGTTATTCAGACCTGGAAAGAGCAGACCGCCGAGCTTGGACAAAAATACAAGTGGGTTCAGGTTTTTGAGAACAAGGGTGCGATAATGGGCTGCTCCAATCCGCACCCGCACGGCCAGGTTTGGGCGATGGATGCCATTCCCACACTGCCCCTTCAGGAGGACGCCCGCCAGCGGGAGTATTTCGGGAATCATCACGACCGGTTGCTCTTGAATTATGTCGAGCTTGAGATCGAGCGCAAGGAGCGCATGATTTGTCAGAATGACGATTGGGCCGTTGTTGTGCCATACTGGGCGACATGGCCCTTTGAGACGCTCTTGCTTCCCCGTTTCAAGATCAGTCGGATGACCGAGTTAACGACAAACAAAGCGGAGTCTCTCGCTGTTGTCATGAAGGAATTACTACAGAGATATGACGGCCTGTTTTCATGTGACTTTCCCTATTCGATGGGTTGGCACGGTGCTCCGTTCAATGGGTCGGCTGGCGAACATTGGCAACTGCACGCACATTTTTATCCGCCACTTTTGAGGTCAGCCACCGTGAAGAAATTCATGGTTGGGTTTGAGATGATGGCTGAGCCGCAGCGTGATATCACACCGGAAACCGCGGCGGATCGCCTGCGGGAAGTTAAACTTTAA
- a CDS encoding EF-hand domain-containing protein → MKKLMTLAAIALLSTSVNAQEWSFFDALDKNSDGQVSESEWMNRDKKQAKKKGKAFDTEASMATFKERDANGDGVLSEDEVGGATAKKGKKDKKGMKDKADKKMKMSKKDKIGDN, encoded by the coding sequence ATGAAAAAACTAATGACCCTCGCAGCCATCGCGCTGCTTTCGACAAGCGTTAACGCCCAGGAATGGAGTTTCTTTGATGCCTTGGACAAGAATTCGGATGGGCAGGTATCGGAATCCGAATGGATGAACCGGGACAAAAAACAGGCGAAGAAAAAGGGGAAGGCCTTTGATACCGAGGCATCAATGGCAACCTTCAAGGAGCGCGACGCAAATGGAGACGGCGTCCTTTCCGAGGACGAAGTTGGCGGCGCTACCGCCAAAAAAGGCAAAAAGGATAAAAAGGGAATGAAGGACAAGGCCGACAAGAAAATGAAAATGAGCAAGAAAGACAAGATAGGCGACAACTAG
- the galE gene encoding UDP-glucose 4-epimerase GalE, translating into MKVLVTGGAGYIGSVATEILLREGYDVLVFDNLQQGHKEAVSEGASFIEGDLSQYEQIEAAIAGFKPDAVMHFAANSLVGESMQEPFLYLNDNVVNALNLLKAMEAHGVGKIILSSTANLFADPLKMPIEEDERIIPGSPYGESKGIIERFLHWLSITKGLKFACLRYFNAAGATELHGEDHDPELHLIPIILQVALGQREKVFMFGDDYDTPDGTCIRDYIHIEDLISAHILALESLDAGNRTYNLGNGKGFSVKEVIEAARKITGHPIPADIAPRRAGDPATLVAGSDKIKSELGWNPKFTDIESIIETAWKWHSAHPDGYGG; encoded by the coding sequence ATGAAAGTACTAGTAACAGGTGGGGCCGGATACATTGGAAGCGTCGCAACGGAGATTCTCCTGCGCGAGGGGTATGATGTCCTGGTCTTCGACAATCTCCAGCAGGGTCACAAGGAGGCGGTTTCCGAAGGGGCCTCGTTCATTGAGGGTGACCTTAGCCAGTATGAGCAGATTGAGGCGGCCATTGCCGGATTCAAGCCGGATGCCGTGATGCACTTTGCCGCCAATTCGCTTGTTGGCGAATCCATGCAGGAGCCATTTCTTTATCTGAATGACAATGTCGTCAATGCGCTCAACCTGCTGAAGGCAATGGAAGCGCATGGAGTGGGGAAAATCATCCTCTCCTCCACGGCCAACCTCTTTGCCGATCCCCTGAAGATGCCGATTGAGGAAGACGAGCGGATCATTCCGGGCAGTCCCTATGGTGAATCCAAGGGAATCATCGAACGGTTCCTTCATTGGCTTTCGATTACCAAGGGGCTCAAGTTTGCTTGCCTCCGCTATTTCAATGCGGCCGGCGCAACGGAGTTGCATGGCGAAGATCATGATCCCGAGTTGCACCTGATCCCGATCATTCTGCAGGTTGCTCTGGGGCAGCGTGAAAAGGTCTTCATGTTCGGAGACGATTACGATACGCCCGACGGCACCTGCATCCGCGACTACATTCATATCGAGGACCTGATTTCCGCCCATATTCTGGCGCTTGAATCCCTTGATGCCGGAAACCGCACCTACAACCTCGGTAATGGCAAGGGATTCTCGGTCAAGGAAGTCATCGAGGCCGCCCGGAAGATTACGGGTCATCCCATTCCGGCCGACATCGCGCCGCGCCGCGCCGGTGATCCGGCAACCCTCGTGGCCGGTTCGGATAAGATCAAATCCGAACTGGGTTGGAATCCCAAGTTCACCGACATCGAGTCGATCATCGAGACCGCTTGGAAGTGGCATTCCGCCCATCCCGATGGATATGGCGGGTAA
- a CDS encoding dienelactone hydrolase family protein, protein MKIRHLTSQGIWAMLLALVSGVAAQAALPSILYQTETVYIWTGQSDELTLDVPNNVNYTYQWYAGTKGDTSQPISGATQIGYTTPNLTETTNYWVRLTNNDGSLDSETMTIIPVNSVADLPRAEQMIIKLPDGVNIDTSKVADKFLLYLPQTFDASPELPLLIHLHGAGNQNEHVSKLRVNQGTEFEPGNPFQLIAVRPRSNGGWNLSEMNLLLNYLKTEFKVDEDRVYASGYSMGAAGVWRWTLSELESGRNTFSAVGVMAGNTGSYDRSLALAMTQNHVPFWIFHGDQDQTVNIRPAKEMSEYLTRSGSEAKFTVFPGFTHGIAGEPAKIGDDDFLKWMVQQRRRDRSLPSEKILSLNFYESAVNAQLIDSSESFGVESLGTLAGNWNNTTGTASAGSLILDDGSTSSVELSTIQPEGSRNFNAGPHSPMEAGLNRTASTSGPVSVTLSNLNTDFPNGYYAIVYLTGEKPTYEFPLDTNGDPIPDGNGKSYVINKATPGNTGATITDGASTFYFQSPDLMHSSLVRLTDPSPVFHYFNYPLQRTSQTSPPAADYPEATFVVFGPYSDDAVTFTLDNIAGEDAAIGGIQVFDLAALPLSPDPAEFSAVPNPGSPNEVTMSSVTGLTSVGTVEYFFTETTGNFGGTSSGWQSSIDYTDTGLLPQTTYAYTVTMRDSLGNITAASDSVVVTTPGYESASSPILLAWHTPDEGTNPSTPDTTPDYVLPGISGSIAGGKEVKTNANSTDDSFGTLPFPDSPLTANAVKLQTSNAEQSTLTLTITNNTGGDIVLDSLRFDYSRAFAPAAKDMDVSYQSGDLDLSGTPSVFSFIGNTGDVLGNTGDYADVDADLTVLDDYTLANSESATFQIVIANADNTTSAFNIDNIAFTQAAGSDMDGDGIPNTIEESWGLNPDLKSDGALDLDGDGQSNYSEYVAGTQGDDPSDFLNLLLSWTGAGQFEISPSIETGGRLYILDYSPDLQGMWQSIDALDSDVVSPVTFQVLAASGADFFRIRIIKKP, encoded by the coding sequence ATGAAAATTCGCCACCTCACCTCCCAGGGAATCTGGGCCATGCTTCTTGCCTTGGTATCGGGTGTTGCCGCCCAGGCTGCCCTTCCCTCAATCCTTTACCAGACCGAGACAGTCTACATCTGGACGGGACAGAGCGACGAGCTGACGCTCGATGTTCCCAACAATGTGAATTACACTTACCAATGGTATGCGGGAACCAAGGGTGATACCTCCCAGCCAATATCCGGGGCAACCCAAATTGGATACACCACCCCGAATTTGACGGAGACCACCAACTACTGGGTGCGTCTGACCAACAACGACGGTTCTCTCGACAGCGAGACCATGACAATCATCCCGGTCAACTCGGTGGCGGACCTGCCACGGGCCGAGCAGATGATCATCAAGCTGCCCGACGGTGTGAATATCGACACATCCAAAGTGGCGGACAAATTCCTCCTCTATCTTCCGCAGACCTTCGATGCATCTCCTGAGCTGCCGCTTCTCATCCATTTGCATGGTGCGGGAAACCAGAATGAGCACGTTTCGAAGTTGCGGGTAAATCAGGGAACTGAGTTTGAGCCCGGCAATCCCTTCCAATTGATTGCCGTCAGGCCCCGCTCCAATGGTGGATGGAACCTCTCGGAGATGAATCTGCTTCTGAATTACCTGAAGACAGAATTCAAAGTCGACGAAGACCGGGTCTATGCATCGGGCTACAGCATGGGTGCCGCCGGTGTCTGGCGCTGGACCCTCAGCGAGCTTGAAAGCGGACGCAACACCTTCAGCGCTGTCGGCGTGATGGCCGGCAACACCGGAAGCTACGACCGCTCGCTGGCGCTCGCCATGACCCAGAACCATGTCCCCTTCTGGATCTTCCACGGGGACCAGGACCAGACCGTCAATATCCGGCCCGCCAAGGAAATGAGCGAGTATCTGACCCGCTCCGGATCGGAAGCGAAGTTCACGGTTTTCCCGGGATTCACGCACGGCATTGCCGGGGAGCCCGCCAAGATCGGGGATGATGACTTTCTCAAATGGATGGTTCAGCAAAGGCGGCGCGACCGCAGCCTCCCTTCCGAAAAAATCCTCAGCCTCAATTTCTATGAAAGCGCGGTCAATGCACAGTTGATCGATTCCTCGGAATCATTCGGAGTTGAATCACTCGGCACCCTTGCCGGAAACTGGAACAACACCACTGGAACGGCATCAGCGGGATCCTTGATACTCGACGACGGCTCAACCAGCTCGGTTGAGCTCAGCACGATCCAGCCAGAGGGTTCAAGAAATTTTAACGCTGGACCGCATTCGCCCATGGAAGCCGGTTTGAACCGGACGGCATCGACATCCGGGCCGGTAAGCGTCACTCTCAGTAACCTGAATACGGATTTTCCAAACGGGTATTACGCGATTGTCTACCTGACCGGGGAAAAGCCCACCTATGAATTCCCGCTTGATACAAACGGGGATCCCATCCCCGACGGGAACGGAAAGTCCTACGTGATCAACAAGGCGACCCCCGGAAACACCGGGGCAACGATCACCGACGGCGCCTCGACCTTCTATTTCCAGTCGCCTGACCTGATGCACAGTTCGCTGGTCAGGTTAACAGACCCTTCACCGGTCTTTCACTACTTCAACTATCCTTTGCAGCGGACCAGCCAAACGTCGCCGCCGGCCGCTGATTATCCGGAAGCGACCTTTGTCGTCTTCGGGCCTTACAGCGATGATGCGGTTACTTTTACACTGGATAATATTGCTGGGGAAGACGCAGCCATCGGAGGGATTCAAGTCTTCGACCTGGCCGCCCTACCCTTAAGCCCCGATCCGGCGGAATTCTCCGCCGTGCCGAACCCTGGCAGTCCGAATGAGGTCACCATGTCTTCCGTCACAGGCCTGACAAGTGTTGGCACCGTTGAATACTTCTTCACAGAGACGACGGGTAACTTCGGCGGGACAAGCAGCGGATGGCAATCCAGTATTGACTATACCGATACAGGACTGCTTCCCCAGACGACATACGCCTACACCGTGACCATGCGTGATTCCCTCGGCAACATAACGGCCGCCTCGGATTCCGTGGTTGTCACCACACCCGGTTATGAGTCCGCGAGTTCCCCCATACTCCTCGCATGGCATACCCCGGATGAGGGCACCAACCCGTCCACCCCCGACACCACACCGGATTATGTCTTGCCGGGGATTTCCGGCTCGATAGCCGGGGGCAAGGAGGTCAAGACGAATGCCAACTCCACTGACGATTCATTTGGCACCCTTCCTTTCCCGGACAGCCCGTTGACGGCCAATGCCGTCAAACTCCAGACCTCCAACGCAGAACAAAGCACCCTTACCCTTACCATCACCAACAACACGGGTGGCGACATTGTCCTCGATTCCCTTCGCTTTGACTACAGCCGGGCGTTTGCGCCAGCCGCAAAGGACATGGATGTGAGCTACCAATCCGGTGACCTTGATTTATCGGGAACGCCTTCCGTGTTTTCATTCATCGGCAACACCGGGGATGTCCTCGGCAACACCGGGGACTATGCCGACGTGGATGCGGACCTGACGGTGCTTGATGACTACACCCTCGCAAATTCCGAGAGCGCGACTTTCCAGATCGTCATCGCGAATGCAGACAATACCACCAGCGCATTCAACATTGACAACATTGCCTTTACCCAGGCCGCTGGATCCGACATGGATGGGGATGGCATTCCCAATACCATCGAGGAAAGCTGGGGACTCAATCCGGACCTGAAATCCGACGGGGCCCTTGACCTCGACGGGGACGGGCAAAGCAACTACTCCGAGTATGTCGCGGGAACACAGGGAGATGATCCCTCAGATTTCCTGAATTTGCTCCTTTCATGGACCGGCGCAGGCCAGTTTGAAATCAGTCCTTCCATCGAAACCGGTGGGCGCCTCTACATTCTCGACTACTCGCCGGACTTGCAGGGCATGTGGCAATCGATCGACGCACTGGACAGCGACGTGGTTAGCCCTGTCACATTTCAAGTGCTGGCAGCTTCCGGCGCGGATTTCTTCAGAATTCGCATCATCAAAAAACCCTGA
- a CDS encoding alpha/beta fold hydrolase, translating to MKSILLKLVAALWLIPPAFLVAGPPEPPSGWTEGYVMANGIRLHYWRTGGDKPVMVMAHGFSDDGLCWTQLAVELTDQFDLILFDARGHGLSDAPNRSDPADAQVEDLAGLIKALELKNPILMGHSMGSASVAWFAARYPDVPKAIILEDPRLVGRSPLSSGEVSEEDLKKRAATILEQNNKTYDEIVEHGLKQNPSWGEAEIRIWAASKQRHHPNLVYRTFSQDRPSTSDLFKKITCPTLILKADAGEKLRRENEQVAAHLKNGKLVHIESAGHNVRREQKERLLQALMPFLHSL from the coding sequence ATGAAATCCATACTCCTTAAACTTGTTGCCGCTCTTTGGCTTATTCCTCCTGCTTTCCTTGTAGCCGGTCCGCCGGAACCGCCGTCCGGATGGACCGAAGGGTATGTCATGGCAAATGGGATACGTCTGCATTACTGGCGGACAGGAGGAGACAAGCCGGTAATGGTCATGGCCCACGGGTTTTCCGACGATGGCTTGTGCTGGACCCAACTGGCCGTGGAGCTGACGGATCAGTTTGACCTGATCCTTTTTGACGCGCGCGGGCACGGCTTGTCTGATGCGCCCAACCGGTCAGATCCAGCGGATGCCCAGGTCGAGGATCTTGCCGGTTTGATCAAGGCCCTTGAGCTCAAGAATCCAATTCTCATGGGACATTCAATGGGAAGCGCCTCCGTTGCCTGGTTTGCCGCACGCTACCCGGATGTCCCCAAGGCGATTATTCTCGAGGACCCGCGCCTCGTGGGAAGGTCTCCGCTTTCAAGTGGGGAAGTATCCGAGGAGGATCTCAAAAAGCGCGCCGCCACGATACTGGAACAGAACAACAAGACTTACGATGAGATTGTTGAACACGGCCTGAAACAAAATCCTTCCTGGGGTGAAGCGGAAATCCGCATTTGGGCGGCCTCCAAACAGCGTCATCATCCCAATCTCGTTTACCGTACTTTCTCCCAGGACCGTCCTTCAACCAGTGACCTCTTCAAAAAGATCACCTGCCCGACGCTGATCCTCAAGGCGGATGCAGGGGAGAAGCTCCGCCGTGAAAACGAGCAGGTCGCCGCACATCTGAAGAATGGCAAGCTTGTGCACATCGAAAGCGCTGGGCACAATGTCCGACGCGAACAGAAGGAACGCCTGCTGCAGGCGCTCATGCCTTTCCTTCACAGTCTTTGA
- the galK gene encoding galactokinase → MKIPQSAEGLIDNVREQFKMNFGDDAEIVAFAPGRVNVIGEHVDYNGGWVLPAAIDRFLVMAVKARSGKEVRLATATYDGRVEFTLDEIAPGRSRGWDRYVRGVLAGIIGAGNDLTGFDACFDSNIPIGGGLSSSAAFEAATGLAALALCGGEMDRFELAKLCQHAEHEYAGVPCGIMDQAAVLNCKAGHLLFLDCENETFEQAPFKADGWRLMIINSGVAHELADGEYAKRRKACHDAAEIIGVSSLRHIAIEELDATLANESLNEEMRKCVRHNVTENDRTHKAVAALAAGDIEEAGKQMNLSHASLRDDYRVSCDELDYIAEIAQPLEGVAGCRMTGGGFGGSCIALVREEVAENVSTLISTAFSTRFKHAPKIFLTTPETSAHAFKTGV, encoded by the coding sequence ATGAAAATACCTCAATCCGCTGAAGGCCTTATTGATAATGTAAGGGAACAATTCAAGATGAACTTCGGAGACGACGCTGAGATCGTCGCCTTCGCCCCTGGCCGGGTAAATGTGATCGGTGAGCACGTCGACTACAATGGCGGCTGGGTGCTGCCGGCGGCGATTGACCGCTTTCTTGTGATGGCGGTAAAGGCCCGATCGGGCAAGGAGGTACGCTTGGCCACGGCGACCTACGACGGCCGGGTGGAATTCACCCTTGATGAGATTGCCCCCGGCCGGTCCCGCGGTTGGGATCGTTATGTGCGTGGGGTTCTTGCCGGGATAATCGGGGCCGGGAATGACCTGACGGGATTTGATGCCTGTTTTGACAGCAATATTCCGATCGGCGGCGGCTTGAGCAGTAGTGCCGCCTTTGAAGCGGCCACCGGATTGGCTGCCTTGGCCCTTTGTGGTGGGGAAATGGACCGCTTTGAACTCGCCAAGTTGTGTCAGCATGCCGAGCATGAATATGCGGGTGTGCCATGTGGGATTATGGACCAGGCGGCAGTGCTCAACTGCAAGGCTGGTCATTTGCTTTTCCTCGACTGCGAGAACGAAACCTTCGAGCAGGCCCCATTCAAGGCAGACGGCTGGCGCCTGATGATCATCAATTCCGGAGTGGCCCATGAGCTCGCTGACGGCGAGTACGCAAAGCGCCGAAAAGCGTGTCATGATGCCGCGGAAATAATTGGAGTCTCCTCATTGCGACACATTGCCATTGAGGAACTGGACGCGACGCTTGCCAACGAGTCCTTGAATGAAGAGATGCGCAAGTGCGTGCGACACAACGTGACGGAGAACGACCGCACCCATAAGGCGGTGGCCGCCCTTGCCGCAGGGGACATCGAGGAGGCCGGCAAGCAAATGAACTTGAGTCATGCGTCCCTTCGAGATGACTATCGCGTGAGCTGCGACGAGTTGGATTATATCGCGGAAATCGCACAACCCCTTGAGGGTGTTGCGGGGTGCCGGATGACCGGCGGGGGATTTGGTGGCTCCTGCATTGCCCTTGTCAGGGAAGAAGTTGCTGAGAACGTGTCGACCCTGATTTCCACCGCCTTCAGCACACGCTTCAAACACGCACCGAAGATTTTCCTGACGACGCCTGAGACCTCAGCGCACGCCTTCAAGACGGGAGTCTGA